The proteins below are encoded in one region of Aeromonas veronii:
- a CDS encoding VOC family protein, translating into MLIPQFTILYVANPARSALFYRELFGRPPVEESPTFAMFVFESGTRLALWSSATVEPAVTQTAGGMELAFALPDDAAVDRLSVEWQARGLPLIQAPTRMEFGYTCMALDPDGHRLRLYCPAPELV; encoded by the coding sequence ATGTTAATCCCCCAGTTCACCATCCTCTACGTTGCCAACCCGGCTCGCAGCGCGCTCTTCTATCGCGAGCTGTTCGGACGCCCACCGGTGGAGGAGTCCCCCACCTTTGCCATGTTCGTGTTCGAATCGGGCACCAGACTGGCACTCTGGTCCAGTGCCACGGTCGAGCCCGCCGTGACCCAAACAGCCGGGGGCATGGAGCTGGCCTTCGCCCTCCCCGACGATGCCGCCGTCGATCGTCTGTCTGTCGAGTGGCAGGCGCGCGGGCTCCCCCTGATCCAGGCACCGACCCGGATGGAATTTGGCTACACCTGCATGGCGCTCGATCCGGATGGCCATCGCCTGCGCCTCTACTGCCCGGCCCCAGAGCTGGTCTGA
- a CDS encoding response regulator transcription factor, with amino-acid sequence MAHILVIDDEAAIRRFLRISLVAEGHQVSEAVGVTEGLMQYRHLNPDLVILDLGLPDGDGIQVLQSIREHHQHPVLVLSARDSEQEKVRLLDAGANDYMNKPFGIQEMMARIRVLLRQRAGASIGEHRHFPQCGLSLDTSSHKVSLHGEDVPLSRKEFALLQALVCHPGKLVLQTQLLNDIWGPSHKEDTHYLRIVIASLRKKLGDNPQQPSLIETESGIGYRFIGS; translated from the coding sequence ATGGCACATATTCTGGTCATTGATGACGAGGCGGCAATCCGCCGCTTCCTGCGCATCAGTCTGGTTGCCGAGGGGCACCAGGTCAGCGAGGCCGTGGGCGTCACAGAAGGGTTGATGCAGTACCGCCACCTCAACCCGGATCTGGTGATCCTGGATCTCGGTCTACCGGATGGGGACGGTATCCAGGTTCTGCAGAGCATCCGCGAGCACCACCAGCACCCGGTGCTGGTGTTGTCGGCCAGAGATTCGGAGCAGGAAAAGGTACGGCTGCTGGACGCGGGAGCCAACGACTACATGAACAAGCCGTTCGGCATCCAGGAGATGATGGCGCGGATCCGCGTGCTGCTCAGGCAACGGGCCGGTGCCAGCATCGGCGAGCATCGCCACTTTCCCCAGTGCGGCCTCAGCCTGGATACCAGCAGTCACAAGGTGAGCCTGCACGGAGAAGATGTCCCCCTCTCCCGCAAGGAGTTCGCCCTGTTGCAGGCGCTGGTGTGCCACCCCGGCAAGCTGGTGCTGCAGACCCAGTTGCTCAACGACATCTGGGGGCCGAGCCACAAGGAGGACACCCACTACCTGCGCATCGTCATCGCCAGCCTGCGCAAGAAGCTCGGTGACAACCCCCAGCAACCCAGTCTGATCGAGACCGAATCCGGCATCGGCTACCGCTTCATCGGCAGCTGA
- a CDS encoding valine--pyruvate transaminase — translation MEFSLFGEKFTRHAGITQLMDDLNKGLLNPDAIMLGGGNPAPIPAMLERFQTEAKSLLDNGELVKAMANYDGPQGKDRFTQALATLLRKELGWDISARNIALTNGSQTAFFYLFNLLAGEFADGRKKKVLFPLAPEYIGYADSALTDDHFVAYKPTIEKLADGQFKYHVDFESLEVGDDIGVICVSRPTNPTGNVLTDEEIEHLDQIARDKGIPLLIDNAYGVPFPGIIFTEAKPFWNANTILCMSLSKLGLPGTRCGIVIGDEKIIRAITNLSGIINLAPGSLGPALTIPMIESGEIIALSEQVVKPFYRQKAELAVRLLRDAIPDPRFHIHKPEGALFLWLWFEDLPIHSQELYERLKAKNLLIVPGHYFFPGIDDPQWRHSQECIRLNYSQSEALVRRGIAILAEEINGLYGS, via the coding sequence ATGGAATTTTCCTTGTTCGGCGAGAAGTTCACTCGCCACGCCGGCATTACTCAACTCATGGATGACCTCAATAAGGGGCTGCTCAATCCGGACGCCATCATGCTGGGAGGCGGCAACCCGGCCCCCATTCCCGCCATGCTGGAGCGCTTTCAAACCGAAGCCAAGAGCCTGCTCGACAACGGTGAGCTGGTCAAAGCCATGGCCAACTACGATGGTCCCCAAGGCAAAGACAGATTCACCCAGGCGCTGGCCACTCTGCTGCGCAAGGAGCTGGGCTGGGATATTTCCGCCAGGAACATTGCCCTGACCAACGGCAGTCAGACCGCCTTCTTCTATCTGTTCAACCTGCTGGCTGGCGAGTTCGCCGACGGGCGCAAGAAGAAGGTGCTGTTCCCCCTGGCCCCCGAGTACATCGGCTATGCCGACTCGGCCCTGACCGATGATCACTTCGTGGCCTACAAGCCCACCATCGAGAAGCTGGCCGATGGTCAATTCAAGTACCATGTGGACTTCGAGAGCCTGGAGGTGGGTGACGACATCGGGGTGATCTGCGTCTCCCGCCCCACCAATCCCACCGGCAACGTGCTGACCGATGAGGAAATAGAACACCTGGATCAGATTGCCCGCGACAAGGGCATCCCCCTGCTCATCGACAACGCCTACGGCGTGCCCTTCCCGGGCATCATCTTCACCGAGGCCAAACCGTTCTGGAACGCCAATACCATCCTCTGCATGAGCCTCTCCAAGCTGGGGTTGCCAGGTACCCGCTGCGGCATCGTCATCGGCGATGAGAAGATCATCCGGGCCATCACCAATCTGAGCGGCATCATCAATCTCGCGCCGGGCAGCCTGGGGCCGGCTCTAACCATTCCCATGATCGAGAGCGGCGAGATCATCGCCCTGAGCGAACAGGTGGTGAAGCCCTTCTACCGGCAGAAAGCCGAGCTGGCGGTACGGCTGTTGCGGGACGCAATCCCGGATCCCCGCTTCCACATCCACAAACCAGAGGGTGCCCTCTTCCTCTGGCTCTGGTTTGAAGACCTGCCGATCCACAGTCAGGAGCTCTATGAACGATTGAAGGCAAAGAACCTGCTGATCGTGCCGGGTCACTACTTCTTCCCCGGCATCGACGATCCACAGTGGCGGCACAGCCAGGAGTGCATTCGCCTCAACTACTCCCAGAGCGAGGCGCTGGTGCGCCGTGGTATCGCCATTCTGGCAGAGGAGATCAACGGCCTCTATGGCAGCTGA
- a CDS encoding Hsp20 family protein, with protein MRNLDFSHLYSNAVGFERMARELEGLLEHKTSAYPPYNIEKRGQDGYRITLAVAGFEREELELETENGTLKIKGRKGAAPTERQFLHQGIAERDFELAFKLSQHVEVRDARLEHGLLVIDLARELPEALKPRAIPIGQGEPLALPAE; from the coding sequence ATGCGTAACCTCGATTTTTCTCATCTCTATTCCAATGCCGTCGGCTTCGAGCGGATGGCCCGTGAGCTGGAAGGCCTGTTAGAACACAAGACCTCGGCCTATCCCCCTTACAACATCGAAAAGCGGGGGCAAGATGGCTACCGCATCACCCTGGCGGTGGCTGGCTTCGAGCGCGAAGAGCTGGAACTGGAAACCGAAAATGGCACCCTCAAGATCAAGGGGCGCAAAGGGGCGGCTCCCACCGAGCGTCAGTTCCTCCACCAGGGGATCGCCGAGCGTGACTTCGAACTCGCCTTCAAGCTGAGCCAGCATGTCGAGGTGCGGGATGCCCGCCTGGAGCATGGTCTGCTGGTCATCGATCTGGCTCGCGAGCTGCCCGAGGCACTCAAGCCACGCGCCATCCCCATCGGTCAGGGTGAACCGCTGGCGCTGCCGGCTGAGTGA
- a CDS encoding potassium-transporting ATPase subunit C gives MIAIRTLLTLTLLLGVAYPLAVTGLAQVLFPWQANGSQLTNDKQELVGSALLAQKFERANYFHSRPSASDFATVGSGATNLGMSSPLRAEFASDAAKAQPGNPSPAMLTRSGSGLDPHLPLDAVLSQVDRVARERGLDPAMLTERVKSATQAGILGPQVVNVLELNLQLDKDA, from the coding sequence ATGATTGCAATCAGAACCCTGCTGACCCTGACGCTGCTGCTGGGGGTTGCCTATCCCCTGGCAGTGACCGGGTTGGCCCAGGTGCTGTTCCCCTGGCAGGCCAACGGCAGCCAGCTGACCAACGACAAACAAGAACTCGTCGGTAGCGCCCTGCTGGCGCAGAAGTTCGAGCGGGCGAACTACTTCCACTCCCGCCCCTCTGCCAGCGACTTCGCCACCGTCGGCAGCGGTGCCACCAATCTCGGCATGAGCTCCCCCCTGCGGGCCGAGTTCGCCAGTGACGCCGCCAAGGCCCAGCCCGGCAATCCATCACCGGCCATGCTGACCCGTTCTGGTTCCGGACTGGACCCCCACCTGCCGCTGGATGCCGTGTTGTCTCAGGTGGACAGGGTGGCCAGAGAACGAGGACTGGATCCCGCCATGCTGACGGAACGGGTCAAGTCCGCCACACAAGCTGGTATCCTAGGTCCACAAGTGGTCAACGTCCTCGAGCTGAACCTGCAGCTCGACAAGGACGCCTGA
- a CDS encoding Hsp20 family protein, translated as MRSIDFSPLYRSAIGFDRLANLIESAASNGNAGYPPYNIEQLGDSDYRISMAVAGFTQEELELSFQENLLTVKGSKQADGERHYLYQGIAERGFERRFQLADYVRVKGADLKNGLLHIDLVREVPEAMKPRKIEING; from the coding sequence ATGCGTTCTATCGACTTTTCTCCGCTCTATCGTTCTGCTATCGGTTTCGATCGTCTGGCCAATCTCATCGAGTCTGCAGCCAGCAACGGCAATGCCGGTTATCCCCCCTACAACATCGAGCAGTTGGGCGACAGCGACTACCGCATCAGCATGGCGGTGGCGGGCTTCACCCAGGAAGAGCTGGAGCTGAGTTTCCAGGAAAACCTGCTGACGGTGAAGGGCAGCAAACAGGCTGACGGTGAACGTCACTATCTGTATCAAGGGATCGCCGAACGAGGCTTCGAGCGTCGCTTCCAGTTGGCAGATTATGTGCGGGTGAAAGGGGCCGATCTCAAGAATGGTCTGCTGCACATCGACCTGGTGCGCGAAGTGCCCGAGGCGATGAAGCCGCGCAAGATAGAGATCAACGGCTAA
- a CDS encoding helix-turn-helix transcriptional regulator — translation MSRSERLLALLQLLRGHRYAITGSELASQLGISLRTLYRDIATLQAQGAHIEGEAGIGYLLRPGFMLPPLMFSEEELDALVLGSRWVAAHADHALSTAASSALAKIEAVLPADYRQQLHTNALLIGTSRGDSPFDEAPLRSAIRQQRKVSLSYRDLKEESSERTVWPCALGYFDQVRVLVAWCELRQGFRHFRVDRISAMRLEAEPYPGSRERLLKEWRDSQQIPQPRFIADRN, via the coding sequence ATGTCCCGTTCAGAACGCCTGCTAGCCCTGCTGCAACTGCTGCGCGGCCACCGCTACGCCATCACCGGCAGCGAGCTGGCCAGCCAGCTTGGCATCAGTCTGCGCACCCTTTATCGAGATATCGCTACCCTGCAGGCACAGGGTGCCCACATCGAGGGGGAAGCGGGCATCGGCTATCTGCTGCGTCCCGGCTTCATGCTGCCGCCGCTGATGTTCAGTGAGGAGGAGCTGGATGCGCTGGTGCTGGGATCACGCTGGGTGGCAGCCCATGCAGATCATGCCCTCAGCACCGCCGCCAGCAGTGCGCTGGCCAAGATTGAGGCCGTGCTACCCGCCGACTACCGCCAACAGCTGCATACCAATGCTCTGCTGATCGGTACCTCTCGCGGTGACAGCCCCTTCGACGAGGCTCCGCTGCGCAGCGCCATCCGCCAGCAGCGCAAGGTGAGCCTGAGCTATCGGGATCTCAAGGAGGAGAGTTCGGAGCGCACTGTCTGGCCCTGTGCCCTCGGCTACTTCGACCAGGTGCGGGTACTGGTGGCCTGGTGCGAGCTGCGCCAGGGCTTTCGCCACTTTCGGGTGGACAGGATCAGCGCGATGCGGCTGGAAGCGGAACCTTATCCAGGCAGCCGGGAGCGGCTGCTCAAGGAGTGGCGCGACAGCCAGCAGATCCCGCAGCCCAGATTCATTGCTGACAGAAACTGA
- a CDS encoding AraC family transcriptional regulator, which translates to MAFIQPDDPFDPDRLSGTVLGIASALGWHDSGQHRHGRHQLLFAQAGCMSIELDNRLCLLPPGRAAWIPAGTFHRVQMRGVVAYRSLYFTPDPVLPDVLQVIAINPLLQAIIERMAFWPWDKPAAEQCRTVALFMEELAQAPRESWQLPLPADPRLASWLQSLKGSNTLPDRLNRLAERVGASDKTIGRIFMRDTGMHYQAWRQQWRLLRAMELLAEAEPVSRVASALEFSSDSAFIGFFKQHTGLTPLRYLSSRGEFHGPNSPPPPGSPAPAA; encoded by the coding sequence ATGGCCTTCATTCAGCCCGATGACCCTTTTGATCCCGATCGGCTCAGCGGCACCGTGCTCGGCATCGCCTCCGCTCTCGGCTGGCACGACTCCGGCCAGCATCGGCATGGACGCCATCAGTTGCTGTTTGCCCAGGCAGGCTGCATGAGCATAGAGCTGGACAACCGCCTCTGCCTGCTCCCTCCCGGCAGGGCGGCCTGGATACCAGCTGGAACTTTCCACAGGGTGCAGATGCGTGGTGTGGTCGCCTACCGCTCTCTCTATTTCACCCCGGATCCCGTCCTGCCCGACGTCTTGCAGGTTATCGCCATCAACCCCCTGTTGCAGGCGATCATAGAACGGATGGCATTCTGGCCATGGGACAAGCCGGCCGCCGAGCAGTGCCGGACGGTGGCACTCTTCATGGAGGAATTGGCGCAGGCGCCGAGGGAGTCGTGGCAATTGCCCCTGCCGGCCGATCCGCGCCTGGCCAGCTGGTTGCAAAGTCTCAAGGGAAGCAACACCCTGCCCGATCGACTCAACCGGCTGGCCGAGCGGGTGGGTGCCAGTGACAAGACCATAGGCCGCATCTTCATGCGGGATACGGGTATGCATTATCAGGCCTGGCGCCAGCAATGGCGCTTGTTGCGCGCCATGGAGCTGCTGGCCGAGGCCGAGCCCGTCAGCCGGGTGGCGAGTGCCCTGGAGTTCTCCAGCGACAGTGCCTTCATCGGCTTCTTCAAGCAGCACACCGGGCTCACGCCCCTGCGCTACCTCAGCTCTCGGGGTGAGTTCCATGGGCCGAACTCACCTCCACCACCAGGGTCTCCAGCACCAGCGGCTTGA
- a CDS encoding multidrug effflux MFS transporter, giving the protein MNNKLPPLWLVVGLMMFPQIVETIYSPALTGIATRFGVSDGQASQTLSAYFLAFAVGVVCWGRLCDLIGRRPAMLAGLLTYGLGTLMALLANQFEVLLLARIVSAFGAAVGSVVTQTMLRDSYRGRDLAQVFSVMGGALSLSPVLGLMSGGWLVEEWGHLGVFGGLMVLALAIGMLALGWLPETRPDDMSGVALWPLACRMLRDVTLWRSALLVALFNTMLFGYYSLAPFLFAGLGLSVGEFGYSGFGLALATLVGSLLNKGLLGKGWAPSSLVRLACILAFICGIGVWLGQGSLWFLLPMMGTVVAFGVAIPNVLSQALLVYREVAGSAGALFGLVYYLLLSLGLAVAANLQDLGILLVGCGGLAWLCHGCRST; this is encoded by the coding sequence ATGAACAACAAGTTGCCACCACTCTGGCTGGTGGTCGGATTGATGATGTTTCCCCAGATAGTCGAGACCATCTACAGCCCGGCGCTGACCGGGATCGCCACCCGGTTCGGGGTGAGCGACGGGCAGGCATCCCAGACCCTGTCGGCCTATTTCCTGGCATTTGCGGTAGGGGTCGTCTGCTGGGGGCGGCTCTGCGATCTCATCGGGCGACGACCTGCCATGCTGGCCGGTCTGCTGACTTATGGGCTCGGCACCCTGATGGCATTGCTGGCCAACCAGTTCGAGGTTCTGCTGCTGGCGCGCATCGTCTCGGCTTTCGGGGCCGCCGTCGGTTCCGTGGTTACCCAGACCATGCTGCGTGACAGTTACCGGGGACGCGATCTGGCGCAGGTCTTCTCGGTGATGGGGGGCGCGCTCTCCCTCAGCCCTGTGCTGGGGCTGATGAGTGGGGGCTGGCTGGTCGAGGAGTGGGGCCATCTCGGCGTCTTCGGGGGACTGATGGTGCTGGCTCTGGCGATCGGGATGCTCGCCCTCGGCTGGCTGCCGGAGACTCGCCCGGACGACATGTCCGGGGTTGCTCTCTGGCCCCTGGCATGCCGGATGTTGCGTGATGTCACGCTGTGGCGAAGTGCCCTGTTGGTTGCCCTGTTCAACACCATGCTGTTTGGTTACTACAGCCTGGCTCCCTTTCTGTTTGCCGGTCTGGGGCTGAGCGTCGGGGAGTTTGGTTATTCGGGTTTCGGGTTGGCGCTGGCAACGCTGGTTGGCAGCCTGCTGAACAAGGGGCTGCTGGGGAAGGGCTGGGCACCATCATCCCTCGTCCGGCTGGCCTGCATCCTGGCGTTCATCTGCGGGATTGGGGTATGGCTCGGTCAGGGCAGCCTCTGGTTCCTGCTGCCCATGATGGGAACAGTGGTGGCCTTTGGGGTGGCGATCCCGAATGTGCTGAGCCAGGCCTTGCTGGTGTATCGGGAGGTGGCGGGCAGTGCCGGCGCCCTGTTCGGGCTGGTTTACTACCTGCTGCTCAGTCTGGGATTGGCGGTGGCGGCGAACCTGCAGGATCTGGGGATCCTGCTCGTCGGCTGCGGGGGCTTGGCCTGGTTGTGCCATGGTTGCCGTTCCACGTGA
- a CDS encoding sensor histidine kinase KdpD — protein MRDEVRADALLASLEEEHKGKLKVFLGAAPGVGKTYAMLQAVREQAKDGIDILIGVVETHGRQETLALLDKLPIQPRQPFYHRQQRLEEMDLDGLLERKPAIAVVDELAHTNAPGSRHEKRWQDVEELLGAGIDVYTTLNVQHLESLNDLVWQLTGVRVKETLPDQVMLEADSLVLIDLPPKELLGRLKEGKVYVPHQAKAALQSFFSLNNLTALRELAMQTAASHVEGDLQLQWQAAGKSTLPLRGKLMVCLGDQHSASLVRYGHRFAQRRQLPWLVVHIDSKGRRSAELEQALALASQLGAKVLTLSSPAVADTLLETAEQQQVSQLLLGKPHQSPWRRSLVQHLLKQARGFEITLVDTEKRKQSLGLHPSGRKEVRQSLMAILIMSLTSALAWGLSHWLPPASLPLLFVLGVLATALSTSLMPAILAAVLGFVAHNLLFVAPHFSLSVASHSDLLTLFVLLIVGVTAGRLASRQRQQLVGLRETQQLGNALLSLSQGLATASSPTDVLRQGTQAISLALGQPVFALDKDYQYRAGDAPPGPGQTDKAAIDWCLAQKQYAGAHTATLNAAEAQYHPLTDDLVLGIRLTNPLASSAEHQLQALLTDIRAALARIDLSERLADSQLQAETDRLRAALLSSVSHDLKTPLATIMGAGSTLLEYGDRISQEDRSELLHSVQDEARRLHSYVQNLLDMTRIGSPDFQLKRDWVDLADLLESARKRLDSSWRQHKLLVHFDQQIPALYVHGALIEQVLVNILDNASRYSPAGTPIEFKVMVASPDLIVDIIDIGVGIAESDRDKIFNLFYTQPVGDCGSRGTGLGLAISRAMIEAHGGRIWAFAGPNGNGTCMRLSLPLSLNAPEVIG, from the coding sequence ATGCGTGATGAGGTGAGGGCCGACGCCTTGTTGGCCAGCCTGGAAGAAGAACACAAAGGCAAGCTGAAAGTCTTCCTCGGCGCCGCTCCCGGCGTCGGCAAGACCTACGCCATGCTGCAGGCCGTGCGGGAACAGGCCAAGGACGGGATCGACATCCTCATCGGGGTGGTGGAGACCCACGGCCGCCAGGAGACCCTGGCCCTGCTGGACAAGTTGCCCATCCAGCCACGCCAGCCTTTCTACCACCGCCAGCAGCGGCTGGAGGAGATGGATCTGGACGGCCTGCTCGAACGCAAGCCGGCCATCGCAGTGGTAGATGAACTGGCCCACACCAATGCCCCCGGCAGCCGCCACGAGAAACGCTGGCAGGATGTGGAGGAGTTGCTCGGTGCAGGCATCGACGTCTACACCACCCTCAACGTACAGCACCTGGAGAGCCTCAACGATCTCGTCTGGCAACTGACCGGCGTCAGGGTCAAGGAGACCCTGCCGGATCAGGTCATGCTGGAGGCCGACAGCCTGGTACTGATCGATCTCCCCCCCAAGGAGCTGCTGGGGCGCCTCAAGGAGGGTAAGGTCTATGTGCCCCATCAGGCCAAGGCGGCCCTGCAGTCCTTCTTCTCCCTCAACAATCTGACCGCCTTGCGCGAGCTGGCGATGCAGACCGCGGCCAGCCACGTGGAGGGGGATCTGCAACTGCAATGGCAGGCGGCAGGCAAGAGCACGCTTCCGCTGCGGGGCAAGCTGATGGTCTGCCTCGGAGATCAGCACAGCGCGTCCCTGGTTCGCTATGGCCACCGCTTCGCCCAGCGTCGCCAGCTGCCCTGGCTGGTGGTGCATATCGACAGCAAGGGACGGCGTTCGGCCGAACTGGAGCAGGCACTGGCGCTGGCATCGCAGCTCGGCGCCAAGGTGCTGACCCTCTCCAGTCCGGCGGTAGCCGATACCCTGCTCGAAACCGCCGAACAGCAACAGGTCTCCCAGCTGTTGCTCGGCAAACCCCATCAATCCCCCTGGCGTCGCTCCCTGGTACAACACCTGCTCAAACAGGCTCGCGGGTTCGAGATCACCCTGGTAGACACGGAGAAACGCAAGCAGAGCCTGGGGCTGCATCCCTCAGGTCGCAAGGAGGTGCGCCAGAGCCTGATGGCTATCCTCATCATGAGCCTCACCTCGGCCCTGGCCTGGGGTCTCTCCCACTGGCTGCCACCGGCCTCCTTGCCCCTGCTGTTCGTGCTGGGGGTGCTGGCCACCGCGCTCTCCACCAGCCTGATGCCCGCCATATTGGCGGCCGTGCTCGGTTTCGTGGCTCACAACCTGCTGTTTGTCGCCCCCCACTTCTCCCTCAGCGTGGCCAGCCACAGCGATCTGCTGACCCTGTTCGTGCTGCTCATCGTCGGTGTGACGGCAGGGCGGCTCGCCTCTCGCCAGCGCCAGCAGCTGGTGGGATTGCGCGAGACCCAGCAGCTCGGCAATGCCCTGCTCTCCCTGAGCCAGGGGCTGGCCACCGCCAGCAGTCCGACTGACGTGCTCAGGCAAGGCACTCAGGCCATCTCCCTGGCTTTGGGCCAACCCGTGTTCGCCCTCGACAAAGATTACCAATACCGGGCGGGTGACGCCCCGCCCGGCCCCGGCCAGACCGACAAGGCGGCCATCGACTGGTGCCTGGCCCAGAAGCAGTATGCCGGTGCCCACACCGCCACCCTCAATGCGGCCGAAGCCCAGTACCACCCGCTCACTGACGATCTCGTGCTCGGCATCCGGCTGACCAATCCCCTGGCCTCCTCCGCCGAGCATCAATTACAGGCGCTGCTCACCGATATCCGCGCCGCCCTCGCCCGGATCGATCTCAGCGAGCGGCTCGCCGACAGCCAGTTGCAGGCCGAGACGGACAGGCTGCGTGCCGCCCTGCTCTCCTCCGTCTCCCACGATCTCAAGACGCCGCTCGCCACCATCATGGGCGCCGGCAGCACCTTGCTGGAATACGGTGACAGGATAAGCCAGGAAGATCGCAGCGAACTGCTGCATTCGGTGCAGGACGAGGCTCGCCGCCTGCACAGCTATGTGCAGAACCTGCTGGACATGACCCGTATCGGCTCGCCGGACTTCCAGCTGAAACGGGACTGGGTCGACCTCGCCGACCTGCTGGAAAGCGCCCGCAAGCGGCTGGACTCCTCCTGGCGCCAACACAAGCTGCTGGTGCACTTCGATCAGCAGATCCCCGCGCTCTATGTGCACGGCGCCCTGATCGAGCAGGTGCTGGTCAACATCCTCGACAACGCCTCCCGCTATTCGCCGGCCGGCACGCCCATCGAGTTCAAGGTGATGGTGGCCAGCCCGGATCTCATCGTCGACATCATCGACATCGGGGTGGGCATCGCCGAGTCCGACCGGGACAAGATCTTCAACCTGTTCTACACCCAGCCGGTCGGGGATTGCGGCAGCCGTGGCACCGGGCTTGGCCTCGCCATTTCCCGCGCTATGATAGAGGCGCACGGCGGCCGTATCTGGGCATTTGCCGGCCCCAACGGCAACGGCACCTGCATGCGCCTCTCCCTGCCGCTCTCACTCAACGCACCCGAGGTCATAGGCTGA